CAAGTTGTTTTGTTGCCAATCTAAACTCTGGTAATTATCGGATAGAAGTTTATGAGGCAAAGTATATTGCACACGGTGATCGTGCTCGTAGAGGCGCTTTGATTTATAAAGAGTTGGTTCATTATTCAGGTAGAGGGATCAAAGATATTGTAATTAATAATGTTAGAAGGCATATCTATCCTGCTGATAGAAATAGAGATAGGGATTATGGGTATGATAATGTAATGGATACCCGTGCATTTGCTCATTTCTTTAATTCGATGAAGGAAGCTCCCTTTAAATCTGATCGTTTGAATTTGCTTGAGACAGCTTTGCAGACAAGCTATTTTACCACTAAGCAGTGCAAAATGATAGTCAGTACTGCTCACTTTGACGATGATAAGGTTGAAATGATGCAAAAACTTTATCCTAAGGTGCTTGATAAGCAAAATTTCTTTATGTTACTTGAAAGTCTGACTTTCAGCTCAAGTAAAGATAAAATGACTAAATTTATAAAGAGGTATCATGATGAATAATCCTAAAAAATATAACGATATGAAACGAATACTGATTCTTCTATTTGCCATTGGATTGGCTGCCATGAGCAGCACAGATGTGGCGGCGATGAGCACTAGCAAAGTGCGTCGAGAAACTCGTTTTCTTACGGATAAGATGGCGTACGAACTAAACTTGAATACTGCTCAATATAATGATGCTTATGAGATAAACTTCGATTTTATTCATGCAGTACGTAATATAATGAATAATGTGGTTTCTGGTCAGGAATGGGCATTAGATGAATATTATAGTTATTTGGATATTCGCAATGATGATCTACGTTGGGTCCTTAATAGTTGGCAGTATCGTCGATTTATGCAAACCGATTATTTTTATAGACCCATTTATGCTGATTCGAAAGGCTGGTCTTTTAGGGTATATATAACCTATAGTAATCCTAGACTTTTCTATTTTGGAAGACCCCATCATTTTAGGACTTATAGAGGCGGTCATTATCGGACACATTATAATAATGTTAGCTATTATAAAGGACGTTATCATCATAAGGTATATGTTAATTACCATAGTGTGAGAGATCATAGAGTATATTATAATAATCGTCGGGCAGACTTTGGCAGAATAAAAATTCGTCCAAACTCAAGTCGTAGGTCTGTCCACAGAGATGATGTTTACTCTGTTCATCGCAATAGCAGGAATGCTTCTGTCCGAAGAAGTCATAGTAGAGTGAATAGAGAGAATGTGGGAAATACTTCTCGTCGAAGTCGAAGGGATGCTAAAATAAGAAGAAAGAAGATATATAATACTTCGAATGATAGTAGGATAAAAACCTCATCACAGAGTTCAGAAGCAAGAAAGGTTTATCATTCTACAAGAGATAATAGGAGTAGTAATAGAAAGAGTCGTGCAACTTCTGTCTCTTCGGGGAATCGTAGTAGTATAAATAAAAAATCGCGTTCTTCGAAAGCTGTTTCAAACAGGCGTTCATCGTCCTCTTCCTCGTCGAGTCGCCGAAGTAAATCTAATGCTAGTGTTACTCGTGTTAGTAGTAGCCGTAGTTCTGCGAAGATTGTTCCTGCTTCGACTCAAAGATCCTCTAAGAATAAAGAAGTACCCAGTCAACGAAGTACTCGTTCTTCGGCCTCCTCGAGAAGAAGATAAACGAATAAAAGCAAATTCGCGTTATAAGCTTTACTACAATGAGATTGCAGTAAATGGGGGAAGACCTTAAATGAACTTGTTTTTGTCAAGAGATGATTTGTGATTAATTAACTAATAAGTAAGGTGAAAGAAAAAAGAATCGCTTTTGAATAATAGATTAGGAGAAAAAACTTTTCATTCAGAAGTTATTCCGATAACATATAAGCAAATGGTGAGAATGACACCATCATTTTGTAGAAATGAAACCGTGTAATTGGCTAATTGCACGGTTTTTTGTTGCCATTATAGGGCGCGTGGAGATACCTTTTACCTTTGGTTATAAAAAAAAGAGGAAAGTTTTAGCTTTCCTCTTTTACTGCATTTTAAATTGAATATACTTTATGATAACGCTTTCAAAGATAGTACATTTACATAATAAAGTCAAGTCTTTCTGATATTTTTTGGCTATTTTTGCCATCAAAATATTAAAGTTTTTAAGGATGAAGTTCCCTTTTTCATTTTTTATCTTGGGATTGCTTGTTATTTCATTTGCCCCACTCTATGCGCAAAATAATATCCCGAAGAATTCGGATGATATTAATGAACGTATTAATTATCTGCGTACTAAAAAGGATAATCTTTATGCTTTAAAAGAACTTTCTTTCCTTCATTTAGCTAAATCCGATTATTCTAAAGGTATTTATTATGCGGAGCAATTACGTCATAAAGGAGAGGCTGAGCAGAATGATTATTTCCGATTGTATTCTTATATTTATTTGGGGCAGGGATTAATGATGAAAGGCTATGAAAAACCTTCCAAATTTTATCTGAACAAGTCTCTAAAATTGGCACAAGAACTGAAAAATGACTCAGCGCTCTGTTCTGTTTACAATGGCTTGGGTTTGTATACTGCGAATATTGAAATGGATTATTATCATTCTATTTCTTATTTTTTTAAAGGGATAGAAATAGCTAAGAAAAATAATAATGAGCAATTACTTTCCATCTTATTATGCAATTTGGGGGGCATGTACTATTTGCTGAATGATACTACTGGACTGAAATATTCCTTGGAGTGTTATGAATTGGGCCATAAACGTGAAGACACCTATACTATAATGTGTGGTGCAGTCAACACGGCTTACGTCTATTATCTCAAAGAGAATTACACAGAGGCTTTAAAGTATGCTAGAGAGGCGGAATTTATTATGGAACGAAATGGCTTTTATGATTTAAGTAATGTTTATAATCTATTGGGATATATTTCTTATAAAACGGGAGATAACTCTACGGCGGTGGCTTACTTTGATAAAGCTCTTCAAGAAAAGGATTATGCTCATGCTTCATCCATAGCCAGTACTTACCTCGGGTATGCGAATGTATTGTCAAAGGAAAGACGTTATGAAGAGGCTGTCGTCTTTTTAAAAAAGGGACTTGATGTTTCTGCTAGTAGGCATAATAAGATATTTCGTCATTCTCTGCTTCAGGCTCTGTCTAATTGCTATGAACAAATGGGAAATTATGCTGCTGCGTTGAAATATTATAAAGATTTCCGTAAAGAAAAAGATATTGTTTTTAATGAGGAGAAGGAGCGTTCTCTTAATGAACTGAGGGTAAAATACGACGTAGAAAAGAAAGAGAATGAACTTGTTAATGGGAAATTAAGCTTGTTGCAAAAGGAGAAGAAAATTCAATATCTCACCTTTGGTTTTCTTTTAATAGTTCTCGCTCTTAGTTTTACCTATTACCTCTATTATAAGAAGAATCGTTTGTATTTAAAGATTGTGCAACAAAATCAAGAAGCGATTAAGCGTGAAGAAAATCTGCGCTCTGAGATTAAGCGATTGAAAAAAGAGGGAGTTAAGGCAAAAAATGAATCATCGGAAAAATACGCAGCCTCTTCATTAACTGATGAAAAGATGGCTGAACTTTATTATATGCTTAATCAACTGATGCAAGAGAGCAAAGTATATAGAGATAATTTTATCACTAAAGAGAAAGTTGCGGAAATGCTGAATACGAACCGTACTTATTTGTCTCAAGTCATCAATGAACAAACAGGTAAAACCTTTACGCATTATATTAACTCTTTTAGAGTGGAAGAAGCGGTTCGTCTTTTATCTGATCCGACTAATGATATGCCCCTTAAAGCGCTTTCTTCTGAACTAGGTTTTAACTCTATTTCTACCTTTTATAGTGTATTTCAATCGTCTGTAGGAATGCCTCCTTCTTTATACCGCTCCAAGGTTCTTGATCTTCAAAAAGTTAGGTGAATCGTCTTTTTGCTATCATTTTTATTTCAGAAACGACAATTGCTGTTATTGAAAGCCTATTTATTAGTGTTTTATGAAACATTCTTGTTTCATTTGCAATCGTTAGATAAATCCCTATTATTAGAGGCAATGTTGTAAAATACCATAATAATGGGATTTTTAGTCAAGTAGGTTTCTTCTCGTTTTGCAGGTAAGAAGAGAACAAAAATGGTTTTAAATAACTCATGTAGTGTTGTTCTAGGCGTGCTGGTTATTAATGGTAAATAATTGATTGATATGAAAAAAAAGTGCTTTGTTTTATGTAGTATGCTGTTGATCTTATTTTCAGCTACTTATGAAGTTTCTGCCCAAAATGTGGGCAAAGCTTCCGGGATAACGATTCGTGGTATAGTTAGTGATATGCAAGGAGAGCCTTTGGTTGGTGCTACGGTTAAGCTCATGGGGTTAAATACTTCGGGCACTATCACAGATGTTGATGGAAAGTA
This is a stretch of genomic DNA from uncultured Bacteroides sp.. It encodes these proteins:
- a CDS encoding DUF4476 domain-containing protein → MRKLIITFSLLLVAFFVKAAPIYGIRIEAHGNPIIVFIDKQQVSTSTTSCFVANLNSGNYRIEVYEAKYIAHGDRARRGALIYKELVHYSGRGIKDIVINNVRRHIYPADRNRDRDYGYDNVMDTRAFAHFFNSMKEAPFKSDRLNLLETALQTSYFTTKQCKMIVSTAHFDDDKVEMMQKLYPKVLDKQNFFMLLESLTFSSSKDKMTKFIKRYHDE
- a CDS encoding helix-turn-helix domain-containing protein produces the protein MKFPFSFFILGLLVISFAPLYAQNNIPKNSDDINERINYLRTKKDNLYALKELSFLHLAKSDYSKGIYYAEQLRHKGEAEQNDYFRLYSYIYLGQGLMMKGYEKPSKFYLNKSLKLAQELKNDSALCSVYNGLGLYTANIEMDYYHSISYFFKGIEIAKKNNNEQLLSILLCNLGGMYYLLNDTTGLKYSLECYELGHKREDTYTIMCGAVNTAYVYYLKENYTEALKYAREAEFIMERNGFYDLSNVYNLLGYISYKTGDNSTAVAYFDKALQEKDYAHASSIASTYLGYANVLSKERRYEEAVVFLKKGLDVSASRHNKIFRHSLLQALSNCYEQMGNYAAALKYYKDFRKEKDIVFNEEKERSLNELRVKYDVEKKENELVNGKLSLLQKEKKIQYLTFGFLLIVLALSFTYYLYYKKNRLYLKIVQQNQEAIKREENLRSEIKRLKKEGVKAKNESSEKYAASSLTDEKMAELYYMLNQLMQESKVYRDNFITKEKVAEMLNTNRTYLSQVINEQTGKTFTHYINSFRVEEAVRLLSDPTNDMPLKALSSELGFNSISTFYSVFQSSVGMPPSLYRSKVLDLQKVR